A stretch of DNA from Bacillus alveayuensis:
GATAAATATGGAATTAAATTAACAGATGATTTGCGTAATCGTATGCATTGGTATGTTTTAGCACAATTCATTATTTCCATTGCTTGGTTGAAAGCAAAAAATCAGCAAAAGGAAATGAAAGAGCATCTTGAACAATTGCATTTTTTGCTTACGAAAACATGTTGAGATCTTCAATCCAATTCGTAATATGTTGATCATATTCTGTAATATGTTGAGCCGGATCACGGCTATTTTTCCCTTTTTGACTATATTGATAAATGTTTTTTAGAGATTGCTTTAAATGATCATGGATGGCATCATTTGCTAATAATGATTGAATTAACCTTTCCAGTTGTTCATATTCCGAAATGGTCCCACAACACTCGCTTTGTTGTTCAGATAAAATATCTTTTAAGAGCATCAATTGATGTTCATGATTTAGTTGCATTCTCATCATCCCCTATACAATTATATTGTTATGTTGTGCAAGCCTTACGTTTAATATACAAAAGGGTCAGTCAACAGGCTGTCCCTTTTTCGCTTGATTTTATTAAGATTTTAAAAATATTGTACTTGCACCTATTCTACTCTTCGTGTTATCTTTTACATCGATTAACGATTACTAGAACCTGAGGTGTTAAAATGCGTTTACGGAATAAACCATGGGCAAGCGAATATATTGCAGAACATCCTAAATATGTGATACCGAATCCACAAGAACAGAAAGGAAACTGGCATAAACTTTTTGGAAATCATCATCCTATCCATATTGAAGTTGGTACAGGGAAAGGGCAGTTTATTGTCGAAATGGCAAAGCGAAACCCTAACATCAACTATATAGGGATTGAGTTATATCAAAGTGTTATTGTTTCAGCATTACAAAAGCTAGAAGAAGAAAAGCTGCCAAATCTTAAGTTATTAAATGTGAATGCAAGAGATTTAACGGAAATTTTTGCACCTAGTGAAGTCGAGCGAGTTTATTTGAACTTTTCAGATCCTTGGCCGAAAAAACGGCATGAAAAACGCCGTCTTACCCACAAATCGTTTTTAACTATTTTTGAGAACATTCTCGTTGAAGGCGGTGAAATTCATTTAAAAACAGATAATCAAGGATTATTTGAATACTCATTAAAAAGTTTTTCAGAATATGGATTATTACTAACCTTCGTTAGCCTTGATTTACACAATAGTGATTTTGAAGGCAATATCATGACTGAATACGAAGAAAAATTTTCTAAGAAAGGTCAGCGTATTTATCGTTGTGAAGTGAAATTTAGATAAAAAGGTTCGTGATCAATCGATTATTGTCAGCTCTATTTAAGGTTCAATGCTTTTAGATCAATTTTGTCATGAGGAAAACGAAGTAAGTAAAGATGTACAAGTGATTTGAAACAAGTGGCATCGTTCTTCCCTCATTAATCATGATGGTGAATGATAGCTTGGGAAAGAAGCCGTCAAGAAAAGTTCTTGACGGCTTCCCTGTAGCTGACTTGACTATATACTAAGATGAAATCATATCAAATGACCATTAAGCTTTTGAAATCATACTTTCTAAATACTTGCGAATGGCTTCGACATCTCCAGAAACCTCTTGGGCTCTTTTTTCATCTTTTTCTATTTTTTGCAGTGATTTTTTCAATATTTCATCTTCCATGCCTTGTGGAATGACTGTAACGCCATCAGCATCTGCTACGATTAAATCACCTGGTTGAACACTAACACCGCCGCAGGAAATGGGAACGTTAATTTCTCCAACTCCAGCTTTTCCGCTTGCCGCCATCGTCGTTCCTTTACAAAACACAGGAAAATTTAATGCTTTACTATCTTGAACGTCACGAATTACTCCATCAATAACAAAGCCGCTAACTCCAAGCGTTTGCGCCATTCCTAAAACAAAGTCTCCTGCAACAGCCCGATATGTATCGCCTTTTGCATCAATGACAATGACATCGCTAGGCTTGGATTCATAAATGGCTTTTAATACGGCCAGATTATCGCCGACAGGCATTTTTACTGTAAGAGCTTTTCCAACTATTTTATAATGCTCTTGTAATGGCTTAATAGAAGGATCTAAGTTATTTAAGCCATCCATGGCATCAGAAATAGCTGTCGTTGGAATTGATTGAAATTCTTTCATATAGTCTTTTTGTACCGTCATGAATAAACTCCACTCCTTTCTTATTCTCTTATTATTTTAAATAATGAGAAGATTAATGAAAATAACTTAAGGAACATTTGGTTGCTTTTGATCACGATAGGCTCCGTTCTTGTAAACGTATACATGTTTGTAATACTTTTAAATTGGCCGTTTCGTTTTTTCTTATCGAAGCAGCAAAAAATCTTCCATGGGATAGTGGCGATTCACCGCAAATATCAATTCCGATAACACGTTTTTGCACTAAAATTTGTTCAAGAAAGGAAAGGAGTGTTTTTAATTTCATCTTCCCTTGATCCCAGTTGGTTGCCGCTTCCTCTTTATGTAATACATCTTTGTCGATGCTAATATATATATTGTCTGTTTTGATGTTGGATAAAATAAACTTCGGAGAGTAGTTTTGTTCTTTGTGAAAAGAAAAAATGGTGACTTTTTGATGCTGGAAGTTGTATGCTTTTGATGTAGGTCCGACGATGAGTACATGTTTTAAATACGGGATGTTTTGTAAAGCGAAGGATACCCATGTTCCGCAAGAGATCATGGAATCATGATGATCCATCTTTACATCCATGTCTAGGTGATTATCAAAAAGAATGAGTGTGAACGGTTTTTTGATCTCTTTCAACAGTAAATAGGTTACATAATGATAGTTGCCACTGCCAATAAAGGTAATCCCTCGCTGTTTTCTATTTGAAAGCTTCTTTTCGATCAATTTCAATGATTCGTCTGCACAGTATAAATGAACGTGTGATAAACCTAAGAAATCAATATTTTCATGTGGAAAAGAATAGAGCTTTTGCTGAAAAAAATAAGTCTCATCAAAATTTAAAAACGTGACACCTTGATGTAATAAACACATAGTCCCTTCATCTCCTCCGGTTTATAAAGGTGTTGTTTTTAAAGTGTTTGATGTTTTTTCAGAAAAGCCTTTATCGGTTATTGTGG
This window harbors:
- a CDS encoding hypothetical protein (product_source=Hypo-rule applied; pfam=PF14165; superfamily=47986) — protein: MQLNHEHQLMLLKDILSEQQSECCGTISEYEQLERLIQSLLANDAIHDHLKQSLKNIYQYSQKGKNSRDPAQHITEYDQHITNWIEDLNMFS
- a CDS encoding tRNA (guanine-N7-)-methyltransferase (product_source=KO:K03439; cath_funfam=3.40.50.150; cog=COG0220; ko=KO:K03439; pfam=PF02390; superfamily=53335; tigrfam=TIGR00091); protein product: MRLRNKPWASEYIAEHPKYVIPNPQEQKGNWHKLFGNHHPIHIEVGTGKGQFIVEMAKRNPNINYIGIELYQSVIVSALQKLEEEKLPNLKLLNVNARDLTEIFAPSEVERVYLNFSDPWPKKRHEKRRLTHKSFLTIFENILVEGGEIHLKTDNQGLFEYSLKSFSEYGLLLTFVSLDLHNSDFEGNIMTEYEEKFSKKGQRIYRCEVKFR
- a CDS encoding regulator of RNase E activity RraA (product_source=COG0684; cath_funfam=3.50.30.40; cog=COG0684; pfam=PF03737; superfamily=89562) — encoded protein: MTVQKDYMKEFQSIPTTAISDAMDGLNNLDPSIKPLQEHYKIVGKALTVKMPVGDNLAVLKAIYESKPSDVIVIDAKGDTYRAVAGDFVLGMAQTLGVSGFVIDGVIRDVQDSKALNFPVFCKGTTMAASGKAGVGEINVPISCGGVSVQPGDLIVADADGVTVIPQGMEDEILKKSLQKIEKDEKRAQEVSGDVEAIRKYLESMISKA
- a CDS encoding arginase family enzyme (product_source=COG0010; cath_funfam=3.40.800.10; cog=COG0010; pfam=PF00491; superfamily=52768), with the translated sequence MCLLHQGVTFLNFDETYFFQQKLYSFPHENIDFLGLSHVHLYCADESLKLIEKKLSNRKQRGITFIGSGNYHYVTYLLLKEIKKPFTLILFDNHLDMDVKMDHHDSMISCGTWVSFALQNIPYLKHVLIVGPTSKAYNFQHQKVTIFSFHKEQNYSPKFILSNIKTDNIYISIDKDVLHKEEAATNWDQGKMKLKTLLSFLEQILVQKRVIGIDICGESPLSHGRFFAASIRKNETANLKVLQTCIRLQERSLS